The genome window CTTGGTTCGTCGAATACGCTGTGACGAAGACCGCCGGCGGGTTATGGTCCATTTGACTGAGGAAGGACGAGAGGTGGTGGCGATTATGCCCAAGCCGTTGCAGGATCAGTTTGTCAGTCGATTGGGTTCACTGCCGCCTGAGGAACAGACCGTAATTGCCGAAACACTGTCATCCATCGTCAATATGATGGAGGCTGCCGATCTTGATGCCAGTCCAATTCTCGCCATTGGCGATCTTTCGCAGGACGAGGAAGATCAAAGCCCGCTGACCTGAAAAACCATTTTCCCATCTAAATAATTATTAACATGTATCCGCGCCAGACAAGGATATCCTATGTCTCAGGTAAAAATTTGTGTCAAAAATGTTAGCAAGGTTTTTGGTTCACACCCGGAAAGAGCATTGAAACTGCTGAACGAAGGTGTCGCCAAGGATGAAATTTCTGAACGTACTGGGCAAACTGTCGGTTTGTACGGTGCCAGTTTCGACGTGTACGAGGGAGAAATCCTCGTTATAATGGGACTTAGCGGTAGCGGTAAATCGACCTTGATACGCTGCCTTAACCTGCTGAACAAGCCGACCACCGGTAGCATCATCATTGATGGTGAGGATCTGACAAGTGTTAGTCATGATCATCTGATGAAGATACGACAACAGAAATTTGGCATGGTGTTTCAGCATTTTGCCCTTTTCCCCCACCGTACTGTTCTGAGAAACAGCGAGTACGGTCTCGAAATTCAGGGTGTCGAGGCTGGCATCCGCGAAGAAAAAGGTCGGGAAGCTCTCAAACTTGTCGGTCTTGAGGGTTGGGAAGACTCCTATCCCCACCAGTTGAGCGGGGGCATGCAGCAGCGGGTCGGCCTTGCCCGGGCTCTAGCTGTTGATCCAGACATTTTGCTGATGGATGAAGCCTTTTCTGCTCTTGACCCACTCATACGCCGGGACATGCAGCACGAACTGGTCGCATTGCAATCACGGGTTAAGAAAACAATTGTGTTTATCACCCATGATCTCGATGAAGCTCTAAAAATCGGCGATCGAATCATTCTGATGAAAGATGGCAAAATTGTTCAAATTGGTACCCCTGAAGATATTCTTGAAAACCCGTCAAATCGATATGTTGAGAAATTTGTTAAGGATGTTGACAAAAGTAAGGTTCTTAGCGTCAGTTCGATCATGGCAAAAGCAAAAGTGGTCGCCTTCCCTGCAGACGGCCCCCGAACTGCTCTGCACAAGATGCGGGATGAAGGTATTAGTTCGATCTTTGTTGTCGACCGTGACTACACATTTCGCGGTCTTCTAACCGCTGACAAGGCTTCGGAAGCTATCAAGCATCACCAGAAACCCATTGATCAGTTCTATGAACGTGGAATGCAGGCGGCCGGACCTGATGAGCCCGTAAATACTTTGTTTGCCATCATGGCTGAAACCAATCGGCCGGTTCCGGTGGTCAACGACCAAGACAAACTGCTTGGTGTCGTGACCAGGGTCAATTTGCTTGCCAGTTTGGCGGAAGGAGAATGAGCCTGATGAATTTTATTGTTCCACCATTTCCTTTGGAAGACATCATTGAAGCTACTATTGATTTTTTGACCGAAAATTTTGCGTTTCTTACCAAAGGTGTTTCCGACGTTATCGAAACAGGTATTGATTTGCTGCAGGCTGGATTGGCAATGCTGCCAGCCTGGGTGCTGATTATTGCCCTTGCTTTGCTGGCTTGGAAGCTGGCTGGCCTACGGGTAGCGCTGGTTACGGTCCTTGGCCTGCTACTGATCTGGAATCTGAGGCTCTGGGATGCCACGGTTGACACCTTGATCCTCGTGACCATCTCTACCTTGGTGGCGGTTACTATCGGCATTCCGCTTGGTATTAGCGCAGCCTTGTCAACCCGTTTTAATCGGGTGATCATGCCGATTCTTGACTTGATGCAGACGATGCCTGCTTTTGTCTACTTGATTCCGGCCATTCCCTTTTTTGGTCTCGGCCCGGTCTCGGCAATATTTTCCACGGTTATCTTTGCCATGCCGCCGGCCATCCGCCTTACCTGC of Candidatus Anaeroferrophillus wilburensis contains these proteins:
- a CDS encoding MarR family transcriptional regulator gives rise to the protein MKHHLSVINSTSEEKILRLLRQIIRAIDQHSRKLRRIFNLTIPQIITLQQLCETDGCTTGKLAERACLSQATMTGIIDRLEKRGLVRRIRCDEDRRRVMVHLTEEGREVVAIMPKPLQDQFVSRLGSLPPEEQTVIAETLSSIVNMMEAADLDASPILAIGDLSQDEEDQSPLT
- a CDS encoding glycine betaine/L-proline ABC transporter ATP-binding protein yields the protein MSQVKICVKNVSKVFGSHPERALKLLNEGVAKDEISERTGQTVGLYGASFDVYEGEILVIMGLSGSGKSTLIRCLNLLNKPTTGSIIIDGEDLTSVSHDHLMKIRQQKFGMVFQHFALFPHRTVLRNSEYGLEIQGVEAGIREEKGREALKLVGLEGWEDSYPHQLSGGMQQRVGLARALAVDPDILLMDEAFSALDPLIRRDMQHELVALQSRVKKTIVFITHDLDEALKIGDRIILMKDGKIVQIGTPEDILENPSNRYVEKFVKDVDKSKVLSVSSIMAKAKVVAFPADGPRTALHKMRDEGISSIFVVDRDYTFRGLLTADKASEAIKHHQKPIDQFYERGMQAAGPDEPVNTLFAIMAETNRPVPVVNDQDKLLGVVTRVNLLASLAEGE
- a CDS encoding proline/glycine betaine ABC transporter permease — protein: MNFIVPPFPLEDIIEATIDFLTENFAFLTKGVSDVIETGIDLLQAGLAMLPAWVLIIALALLAWKLAGLRVALVTVLGLLLIWNLRLWDATVDTLILVTISTLVAVTIGIPLGISAALSTRFNRVIMPILDLMQTMPAFVYLIPAIPFFGLGPVSAIFSTVIFAMPPAIRLTCFGIQQVPADLVEAADAFGSSRSQKLFKLQIPLAMPTIMAGVNQTIMLSLSMVVIAAMIGAKGLGGEVWKAIQRLQPGKGFVAGIGVVIIAMILDRITQKLGQRDDFS